Within the Beduinella massiliensis genome, the region AGACATCGCGAATGCGCGCAAGGAAGGCGCGGACATCGTCATCGTCATGCCGCATTGGGGCACCAAGAACAAGGAGAGCGTCGCTTCGTCCACGCGGAGCCTTGCACGGGCATTGGCGGAGGCGGGGGCGGATCTCATCGTCGGCGCGCATCCCAACGTCGTGCAAAGGGTGGAAAAGATGACCGTTACGCGCTCGGACGGCGCGCGGCACGACGCCTATGTGGCCTATTCGCTGGGCAGTTTCCTGACGGATTCGCGCGACGCGAAAAACACGGCGGGGGTGATCCTGCAAATGCAGATCGTCTACGACCCCGCGACGCGCACCGCAAGCTTTGAGGATGTGGGCTACATGCCCACGTACATCCAGCGCGTCCGCGCGGGGGACGCTTACACTTACCGTATCGTGGCATGCGGGGATGAAAGCTACGTGTCAGAACAGGACGCTTCAGCACAAAAGGCGATCGAGGGCGCGCGGGAGAGCATTGCGGAGGCCGTCGCCAATGAAGAAATCAAAAACCTGGCGCAGCAGAGCGAATGACCGCGCCGGGAAAGATGAGGGAGATGCCATATGTCCGCGGATATCATTCTGAAGCGGGCGAAGAAGATGGGAAAGGCGGGCGTGCGCCGCGCGGGGATGCTGCTTTGTTATGCGGCATGTCTGTGCGCGCTGCTCGCCTTTACCCGTCTGCCGGCGCTGAACGAAACCCGGCATGAGACGGAAAGTGCCGCGCCCGTATACTTGCCGACGGTTGCCCCGAGTCCTGCGCCGCGGGAAACACAGCGTGCCCGCCTCGACCTGAACCTCGCGGACGCCTGGATGCTGACTGCGATTCCCGGCGTAGGCGAGCAGACGGCCCAGCGCATCGTCGCCTACAGGACGGAACACGGCGGATTTTGCAGCGTCGAGGAGCTAGTGAACGTGGAGGGAATCGGTCAGAAGAAGGCGGAGTCCATCTGGCCTTACGTCTGCATAGGAGAAGAAATGCGATGAAAAACAGAACGCTTGAGCAGTACGGCATCCGCATTGGGGAAATGGAGCGCGGCGCGCGAAACCAGATTACCGACGTGCCGGGCGTGCGCGTGGGGCACGCGACGATCGACGAGGCGAACAGCAGGACGGGCGTCACGGTGGTGATGCCCTGCGAGGACAACCCCTTTGCGCAGAAGCTGACGGCGGCGAGCTTTGTGCTCAACGGCTTTGGCAAGACCGCCGGGCTCATGCAGATCGACGAACTGGGCACGCTGGAGACGCCCATCGCCCTGACCAATACGCTCAACGTCGGCCTCGTGCACGACGCGATGGTTTCCTATATGATAGAGCGCTGCGCGATGGACGGGCTTCACCTGACCTCCGTGAACCCTCTGGTCTGTGAGTGCAACGATTCGACGCTGAGCGACATTCAGCGCCGGGCTGTAAGCGAGGGACACGTCCGCCGGGCGATCGCACAGGCA harbors:
- a CDS encoding helix-hairpin-helix domain-containing protein; this encodes MSADIILKRAKKMGKAGVRRAGMLLCYAACLCALLAFTRLPALNETRHETESAAPVYLPTVAPSPAPRETQRARLDLNLADAWMLTAIPGVGEQTAQRIVAYRTEHGGFCSVEELVNVEGIGQKKAESIWPYVCIGEEMR